From a single Lolium rigidum isolate FL_2022 chromosome 7, APGP_CSIRO_Lrig_0.1, whole genome shotgun sequence genomic region:
- the LOC124669967 gene encoding amino-acid permease BAT1 homolog — protein sequence MAGGDAVDSGEKRLNELGYKQELRREMTLFKTLAISFSTMTLFTGITPLYGTSLQYAGPASLVWGWVVVSFFTWFVGIAMAEICSSFPTTGSLYFWAAHLAGPVWGPLASWCCAWLEAIGLIAGIGTQAYAGSQVLQSIILLCTGTNKGGGYLAPRWLFLVMYLSLTFIWAVLNTFALEVIAVLDMISMWWQVIGGTVIVIMLPLVAKSTQPASYVFTHFEKAPDVTGISSSAYAVILSFLVSQYSLYGYDAAAHLTEETKGADKNGPIAILSSIGIITVFGWAYILALTFSIQDFSYLYDPTNETAGTFVPAQILYDAFHGRYNNSTGAIVLLFVIWASFFFGGLSITTSAARVVYALSRDRGVPFSSVWRKIHPTRKVPGNAVWLCAAVCALLGLPILWINVVFTAITSVATIGWVGGYAVPIFARMVMREADFRPGPFYLGRASRPVCLVAFLWICYTCSVFLLPTVYPIKTDTFNYAPIALGVVLGLIMLWWVVDARKWFKGPVRNIDEQVDHNGDGNGSVKV from the exons ATGGCTGGGGGAGATGCGGTCGACTCCGGCGAGAAGCGCCTCAACGAGCTCGGCTACAAGCAGGAGCTCCGGCGGGAGATG ACGCTGTTCAAGACGCTGGCCATCTCCTTCTCGACGATGACGCTCTTCACGGGGATCACGCCGCTGTACGGGACCAGCCTGCAGTACGCCGGGCCGGCCTCCCTCGTCTGGGGGTGGGTCGTCGTCTCCTTCTTCACCTGGTTCGTCGGCATCGCCATGGCAGAGATCTGCTCCTCCTTTCCT ACCACTGGTTCTCTGTACTTCTGGGCTGCTCATCTGGCCGGCCCGGTCTGGGGTCCGTTGGCATCTTGGTGCTGCGCTTGGCTGGAAGCCATAGGCCTCATTGCCGGAATCGGCACGCAG GCATACGCAGGATCCCAGGTGCTGCAGAGCATTATTCTGCTGTGCACCGGCACGAACAAAGGCGGCGGCTATCTGGCCCCTCGCTGGCTGTTCCTCGTCATGTACCTTTCGTTGACATTCATCTGGGCAGTGCTCAACACTTTCGCGCTCGAAGTCATCGCCGTCCTTGACATGATCTCTATGTGGTGGCAG GTGATCGGTGGCACTGTCATAGTGATCATGCTCCCCCTGGTGGCGAAATCCACGCAGCCAGCCTCGTATGTTTTCACGCATTTCGAGAAGGCGCCGGACGTGACCGGGATCAGCAGCAGCGCCTACGCGGTCATCCTGTCTTTCCTGGTGAGCCAGTACTCCCTCTACgggtacgacgcggcggcgcacctgaCGGAGGAGACCAAGGGCGCCGACAAGAACGGCCCCATCGCCATCCTCTCCAGCATCGGCATCATCACCGTCTTCGGCTGGGCATACATCCTCGCCCTCACCTTCAGCATCCAGGACTTCAGCTACCTCTACGACCCGACCAACGAGACCGCCGGCACCTTCGTGCCGGCGCAGATACTCTACGACGCGTTCCACGGGAGGTACAACAACTCGACGGGCGCCATCGTGCTGCTCTTCGTCATCTgggcctccttcttcttcggcggcctCTCCATCACCACCAGCGCCGCCCGGGTGGTGTACGCGCTGTCGCGCGACCGCGGCGTCCCGTTCTCGTCCGTGTGGCGCAAGATCCACCCGACGCGCAAGGTGCCCGGGAACGCGGTGTGGCTCTGCGCCGCCGTGTGCGCGCTGCTGGGCCTGCCCATCCTCTGGATCAACGTGGTGTTCACGGCCATCACCTCCGTCGCCACCATCGGGTGGGTCGGCGGCTACGCGGTGCCCATCTTCGCACGCATGGTGATGCGGGAGGCGGACTTCCGGCCCGGGCCGTTCTACCTCGGGCGAGCCAGCAGGCCCGTCTGCCTCGTCGCGTTCCTGTGGATCTGCTACACCTGCTCCGTCTTCCTGCTCCCCACCGTGTACCCCATCAAGACGGACACCTTCAACTACGCGCCCATCGCGCTCGGCGTCGTCCTGGGGCTGATCATGCTGTGGTGGGTCGTCGACGCCAGGAAGTGGTTCAAGGGCCCCGTCAGGAACATCGACGAGCAGGTCGATCACAACGGCGATGGGAATGGCAGTGTCAAGGTCTGA